In a genomic window of Zhongshania aliphaticivorans:
- a CDS encoding VOC family protein, which produces MFSHIMVGANDIQESKKFYDAILGALGCEPGVIDEKGRCFYFTATGIFAITKPIDGNPASNGNGSTVGFAAKDPAEADAWHAAGLANGGVSCEDAPGIRESGLGKLYLAYLRDPSGNKVCALHRVE; this is translated from the coding sequence ATGTTTAGTCATATTATGGTCGGTGCAAATGATATTCAGGAATCAAAGAAATTCTATGATGCGATTTTAGGTGCATTGGGCTGTGAGCCGGGTGTTATTGATGAAAAAGGGCGTTGTTTCTATTTCACCGCCACAGGTATTTTTGCAATTACCAAGCCGATTGATGGCAATCCTGCAAGTAATGGCAATGGCAGTACGGTGGGGTTTGCGGCAAAAGATCCTGCAGAGGCCGATGCCTGGCATGCGGCAGGTTTAGCTAACGGCGGCGTAAGCTGTGAGGATGCACCGGGTATTCGTGAGAGTGGTCTTGGTAAATTGTATCTCGCGTATTTACGGGACCCGTCTGGCAATAAAGTTTGTGCTTTACACCGAGTTGAGTAG
- a CDS encoding NAD(P)-dependent oxidoreductase — translation MKITLFGATGAVGGECLRQSLAAGHEVTVLVRSAAKLPEEFRNRITVVEGDALNADDVWRVILADTEAVLFAIGVDKQSLPNLCTDVSRHILDALRTEEGVRFIWCGGGSTFVDEDQITIGARFVRKFAEVFMSLRHQDKERQYQLLKQYPDVEWYGVRPLQMRKTSMRGQYRMGFDPFNSFSVISFADCAHAMLSMLEGTRWRHKAPIIQY, via the coding sequence ATGAAAATAACTTTGTTTGGGGCTACTGGGGCAGTGGGTGGCGAATGCCTACGTCAATCCTTGGCGGCGGGACATGAAGTGACCGTTCTGGTCAGATCAGCAGCAAAACTACCGGAAGAGTTCCGTAACCGTATTACCGTTGTTGAAGGGGATGCGTTGAACGCCGATGATGTGTGGCGAGTTATTTTGGCTGATACAGAGGCAGTTTTGTTTGCTATTGGAGTAGATAAGCAGTCTTTGCCAAATCTTTGTACTGATGTGAGCCGGCATATTCTTGACGCATTGAGAACGGAAGAGGGTGTGCGTTTCATTTGGTGCGGAGGTGGTAGTACCTTTGTTGATGAGGATCAGATTACCATTGGCGCTCGTTTTGTACGGAAGTTTGCAGAAGTATTTATGAGTCTGCGACATCAAGATAAAGAACGACAATATCAATTGTTAAAACAGTATCCAGATGTGGAGTGGTATGGTGTGCGGCCGCTGCAAATGCGAAAAACCTCGATGCGAGGGCAATATCGCATGGGTTTTGATCCTTTTAATAGCTTTTCGGTAATCAGTTTTGCCGACTGTGCACACGCCATGTTGAGTATGTTGGAAGGTACTCGTTGGCGGCATAAAGCCCCCATTATCCAGTATTGA
- a CDS encoding c-type cytochrome, whose product MFKRLVAAFGLVMVCVSAWALTDKQIAEVESRIQPAGKVCLQGDNTCGAAVASAGGAAKSGEEVYKSSCQGCHATGAGGAPKLGDVADWGKRAEKGVDTLHKHAIEGFSDIGMMPAKGLCMSCSDEEVMAAVDYILENSK is encoded by the coding sequence ATGTTTAAAAGATTGGTTGCCGCCTTTGGTTTGGTGATGGTGTGTGTATCCGCTTGGGCGTTGACAGATAAGCAAATTGCCGAAGTAGAAAGTCGTATTCAGCCAGCAGGTAAAGTGTGCTTGCAAGGCGATAATACCTGTGGCGCTGCGGTTGCTTCAGCCGGCGGTGCCGCGAAGTCAGGCGAAGAAGTGTACAAAAGTAGCTGCCAAGGTTGTCACGCAACTGGCGCAGGTGGCGCGCCTAAGCTGGGAGATGTGGCAGATTGGGGCAAACGTGCTGAAAAAGGTGTTGATACCCTGCACAAGCACGCGATTGAAGGTTTCAGTGATATTGGCATGATGCCCGCTAAAGGTTTATGTATGAGCTGTTCTGACGAAGAAGTTATGGCGGCGGTTGATTACATACTTGAGAATAGTAAGTAA
- a CDS encoding trypsin-like peptidase domain-containing protein: MNQWLIVALVVLLISACGGSSNANSVDTDSSGMSNDEQPATGSPNNGESQVPAVYGTPLASQIRPGVEITADGSACTGNFIFSPNNETFYIGVAAHCFSADTNDGTDSCETNNLPIGYNQVMIENATQPGEIVYSSWRAMQEAGETPGSDACVYNDFALVKIHQDDIANVHPAAIAFGGPISLHSDLASVGDNVYAYGRSPYHIGLRALEAKSGSISAILGSGWAYEINTDNASIPGDSGGPIFGPNGEALAVTSVLSVGLGGLSLVNISNGVVNLDRALQYAIDGGFINANTALITWPDFYPSGDF, from the coding sequence ATGAATCAGTGGTTGATTGTTGCGCTAGTGGTACTGCTTATTAGTGCTTGTGGTGGTTCGTCCAATGCAAACTCTGTCGATACTGATAGCAGTGGTATGAGTAATGATGAGCAACCAGCCACAGGATCCCCTAATAACGGTGAGTCTCAAGTGCCGGCGGTTTATGGGACACCGCTAGCGAGTCAAATACGCCCTGGGGTAGAGATTACTGCCGACGGCAGTGCCTGCACGGGTAATTTCATTTTTTCGCCAAATAACGAGACCTTTTATATTGGCGTGGCGGCACATTGCTTTAGTGCAGATACCAACGACGGTACCGACTCCTGTGAAACCAATAATTTACCGATTGGCTACAATCAAGTCATGATAGAAAATGCGACCCAGCCGGGCGAGATTGTCTATTCCAGTTGGCGAGCAATGCAAGAGGCAGGTGAAACTCCGGGCTCAGATGCCTGTGTTTACAATGATTTTGCCTTGGTGAAAATACACCAAGATGATATTGCCAACGTCCACCCTGCGGCTATCGCCTTCGGTGGACCGATATCTTTACATAGTGATTTGGCATCCGTAGGTGATAATGTTTACGCTTATGGGCGCTCCCCTTACCATATTGGCTTACGCGCGCTAGAGGCAAAAAGTGGTTCTATTTCAGCGATATTGGGCAGTGGTTGGGCCTATGAAATTAACACCGATAACGCGAGTATTCCCGGGGATAGTGGCGGCCCGATTTTCGGCCCCAATGGTGAGGCATTGGCAGTAACTAGCGTCTTGTCGGTAGGTTTAGGTGGCCTTAGCTTGGTTAATATTAGTAATGGCGTGGTAAATCTGGATAGGGCCTTACAGTATGCTATTGATGGTGGCTTTATTAATGCCAACACAGCATTAATAACCTGGCCTGATTTTTATCCTTCGGGCGACTTTTAA
- the rep gene encoding DNA helicase Rep, with translation MSKLNDRQREAVLYIDGPILVLAGAGSGKTSVITRKMAYLIEKCGMPARHIAAVTFTNKAAREMKERVSQLVKGKAARGLTVSTFHNLGMTILRSEYKALQYKSGFSIFDSQDAQALIRDLLMQDHGAESDNADRIQHRISQWKNEFITPQQAIASAEGPADILCSQAYLRYQNALKAYNALDFDDLIMLPALLFQQQPAILEKWRQKIRYMLVDEYQDTNGAQYHLVKQLVGDRGGLTVVGDDDQSIYAWRGAKPENLALLGKDYPHLKVVKLEQNYRSTARILKAANTVIANNPHDLNKALWSELGHGEPIRIIRCRNDDAECERVVTEILDHKLRTQGRFGNYAVLYRGNHQSRLLELKLQVHQIPYKLSGGTSFFARNEIKDIMAYLRLIINPGDDNAFLRIVNIPRRKIGTSTLEGLGRYATDREVSMYDACDELGLGQHLPEAAVLRLREFTAWLNALRRQCYEGDPVATVRQLVNDIDYLDWLIQNASSIAIAERRMANVHTLINSLEKSIKDDDSENAIEGAISRLVLRDLMERQEDEKESDDQVQLMTLHAAKGLEFPHVFMIGLEEGILPHQNSIDDGMIEEERRLCYVGITRAQRTLTMSYCAKRKSFGEFTSCDPSRFLAELPQEDLEWEGRGDNDPAQNQKRGGETLASLRDMLG, from the coding sequence GTGAGCAAACTCAACGACAGACAACGCGAAGCGGTGCTTTATATCGATGGCCCCATATTGGTATTGGCGGGTGCGGGTAGTGGTAAGACCAGCGTCATTACTCGCAAAATGGCCTACCTCATCGAAAAATGCGGCATGCCCGCACGCCACATTGCCGCGGTAACATTTACCAATAAAGCCGCACGCGAAATGAAAGAACGCGTCTCTCAACTGGTTAAAGGCAAAGCCGCTCGCGGCTTAACGGTGTCGACCTTCCACAATTTGGGAATGACTATTCTACGCAGCGAATACAAAGCATTGCAGTATAAATCCGGCTTCTCGATTTTCGACAGCCAAGACGCTCAGGCTTTAATCCGCGATTTACTCATGCAAGACCACGGTGCTGAGAGCGACAATGCCGACCGAATTCAACACCGAATCTCGCAGTGGAAAAACGAATTCATTACCCCGCAACAAGCCATTGCCAGCGCAGAAGGGCCGGCCGACATTCTGTGCTCACAGGCATATTTACGCTATCAAAACGCCTTAAAAGCCTATAACGCCTTAGATTTTGATGATTTGATCATGCTGCCAGCGCTATTATTTCAGCAACAACCGGCTATTTTGGAAAAGTGGCGGCAAAAAATACGCTATATGTTGGTAGACGAATACCAAGACACCAACGGCGCCCAATACCACTTGGTGAAACAACTGGTTGGCGACCGTGGCGGACTCACCGTTGTGGGTGATGACGATCAATCTATCTACGCTTGGCGCGGTGCAAAGCCTGAAAACCTGGCATTGCTGGGCAAAGATTACCCGCATCTAAAAGTTGTAAAACTGGAACAAAATTATCGTTCTACAGCCCGCATTCTCAAAGCGGCAAATACCGTTATTGCCAACAACCCCCATGACTTGAATAAGGCCTTGTGGTCTGAGCTTGGCCACGGCGAACCGATTAGGATCATCCGCTGTCGCAATGACGACGCCGAATGCGAACGTGTCGTAACCGAGATTCTTGATCACAAACTCCGCACTCAGGGACGTTTTGGTAATTACGCTGTTTTATATCGCGGCAACCATCAATCGCGCCTATTAGAATTAAAACTACAGGTACACCAAATACCTTATAAGCTCAGCGGGGGCACGTCGTTTTTTGCGCGCAATGAGATCAAAGACATCATGGCGTATTTGCGCCTCATCATTAATCCGGGAGATGACAACGCCTTTTTACGGATTGTAAATATACCCCGCCGCAAGATTGGTACCTCAACACTGGAAGGTTTAGGCCGCTATGCCACCGATCGTGAAGTGAGCATGTACGACGCTTGTGATGAATTAGGGCTGGGGCAACACTTACCCGAGGCAGCGGTTTTACGTCTTCGGGAATTTACCGCTTGGCTAAATGCTCTGCGCCGACAATGCTATGAAGGCGACCCTGTAGCCACTGTGCGGCAACTAGTGAATGATATCGATTACCTAGACTGGCTAATTCAAAACGCCTCCTCCATTGCCATTGCAGAACGACGAATGGCCAATGTTCACACATTGATTAATTCATTAGAGAAATCAATAAAAGACGACGACAGTGAAAATGCTATAGAAGGCGCAATAAGCCGCTTAGTGCTACGTGACTTAATGGAGCGTCAGGAAGACGAAAAAGAAAGCGATGACCAAGTGCAGCTAATGACTCTTCATGCCGCCAAAGGCTTGGAGTTCCCGCATGTTTTTATGATTGGTCTCGAAGAAGGCATTCTTCCTCACCAAAATAGTATAGACGACGGTATGATCGAAGAAGAGCGTCGGCTGTGTTATGTGGGTATTACTCGCGCCCAGCGCACTCTTACCATGAGCTACTGCGCCAAACGCAAGAGTTTTGGCGAGTTTACCAGCTGTGATCCAAGTCGATTTTTAGCTGAACTGCCACAGGAGGACTTAGAATGGGAAGGTCGTGGCGACAACGATCCTGCACAAAATCAAAAGCGCGGCGGAGAAACTCTCGCCAGTCTACGCGATATGCTTGGTTAA
- a CDS encoding sulfotransferase family protein gives MNQSKSTKKPWEEGPSFGLWIHIAKWCLGKAQALGLNYPNFSEQALMAAARKKTGLDDFGDPRFLEPFRLRLAYFKDNQRFSPLGKVAAWQILLKPLINRLRIQDLLKRHPEIREQRIERPLFVTAFPRTGTTLLSQLLALDPAARPLLFWETMQPTPDEGIVEGEPDPRIPRAKAVVEQLRGLMPALRKIHDIDPTGPEECAGLLANAYILPIFEEDNDEYKQWIDSLSTEQVCAAYEEYKEQLQILQWQRGGGHWVLKSPFHLNWLDALLTTFPDACVVQTHRDPKQVLPSICSLDAVMQQAACDTVDCAAVGRHLNSQLAISLQRGMAARLNHPAERVFDVQYADLLTDPVAVIRRIYSHFGYSYSDVMAEKIAEYLATNPQNKHGSHKYQLADFGLAAEDVDRSFGDYCQRFQIPLAVQDQ, from the coding sequence ATGAACCAAAGTAAGTCGACAAAAAAACCTTGGGAAGAAGGGCCAAGTTTTGGGCTTTGGATTCATATTGCGAAATGGTGTCTTGGCAAGGCTCAGGCTTTGGGTTTGAACTACCCCAATTTCTCTGAGCAAGCGTTAATGGCGGCAGCGCGGAAGAAAACGGGTTTAGATGATTTTGGCGACCCTCGCTTTCTTGAACCCTTCCGTTTGCGCTTAGCCTACTTTAAAGATAATCAGCGTTTTAGTCCTTTAGGCAAAGTGGCTGCTTGGCAAATATTACTTAAGCCGTTGATCAATCGTTTGCGTATTCAGGATTTGCTGAAGCGCCATCCCGAAATTCGTGAGCAACGTATTGAGCGTCCGCTATTTGTAACGGCTTTTCCACGAACGGGAACCACGCTGCTGAGCCAGTTGTTGGCACTAGACCCTGCGGCGAGGCCTTTATTATTTTGGGAGACGATGCAGCCAACGCCTGATGAAGGCATTGTAGAGGGTGAACCTGATCCTCGAATCCCTCGCGCTAAGGCTGTGGTCGAGCAGTTGCGAGGCTTGATGCCGGCGCTCCGTAAGATCCATGATATTGATCCAACGGGACCGGAGGAGTGCGCGGGTTTGTTGGCCAATGCCTATATTCTGCCAATTTTTGAGGAAGATAATGATGAATATAAGCAGTGGATTGATAGTTTAAGTACCGAACAAGTTTGCGCTGCTTATGAAGAGTACAAGGAACAACTGCAGATTCTGCAATGGCAGCGAGGTGGTGGTCACTGGGTGCTAAAGAGCCCATTCCACTTAAATTGGTTAGATGCGTTATTAACCACATTTCCAGATGCTTGTGTGGTACAAACACATCGCGATCCAAAGCAGGTTCTGCCCTCTATCTGCAGTTTAGATGCAGTCATGCAGCAAGCGGCTTGTGATACGGTGGATTGCGCTGCGGTCGGTCGGCATTTGAATAGTCAGCTTGCGATCTCTTTGCAGCGAGGCATGGCGGCGCGACTTAATCATCCGGCGGAGCGGGTATTTGATGTCCAATACGCAGATTTATTGACTGACCCAGTGGCAGTAATACGTCGTATTTATTCGCACTTTGGATATTCATATTCTGACGTGATGGCAGAGAAGATCGCTGAATATCTTGCGACGAATCCGCAGAATAAACACGGGAGTCATAAATACCAGCTGGCTGATTTTGGTCTAGCTGCAGAAGATGTAGACCGATCCTTTGGTGATTATTGTCAGCGCTTTCAAATTCCGCTGGCAGTGCAGGATCAATAA
- a CDS encoding lysophospholipid acyltransferase family protein yields MSKAELPDNHSTPPPPPPPPKRLRKFMLHLIYCLIKLLAKLPLGKQLAIGRGLALILWPLLGQRLHVARTNLALCFPDMKETEREALLRRHVDALGMGFFDSAASWFSEDALLSDKYRIEGAEHLDAAIARGKGVLLLGAHFTTQELSVRMLSFHYKVHGVYRRYPDPLQEDMVLKARLRHFADMIPSDDMRKTLKYLRQGKIVWYTPDQDFGEYGMDHSVFLPFFSIQAATVTVPGRLAQSSGAALVPFFFRREANGQYLLRILAPLDDLADEPVEVAREFNELLEREVKEAPEQYLWVHQRFKTRPDPSEPSPYSLTEDKQN; encoded by the coding sequence ATGAGTAAAGCAGAGTTACCTGATAATCACAGCACGCCACCGCCACCGCCACCGCCACCCAAGCGTTTGCGCAAGTTTATGCTGCACCTTATTTATTGCTTAATTAAGCTGTTAGCAAAACTGCCTTTAGGTAAGCAGCTCGCAATTGGTCGTGGTTTGGCACTCATTTTATGGCCCTTGCTGGGGCAGCGTTTGCATGTGGCGCGGACAAACTTAGCACTTTGTTTTCCGGATATGAAAGAAACGGAGAGAGAGGCGTTGTTGCGACGTCATGTAGATGCTCTTGGTATGGGCTTTTTTGACTCTGCGGCGAGCTGGTTTAGTGAAGATGCGCTATTAAGTGATAAGTATCGGATCGAGGGCGCTGAACACCTAGACGCGGCAATAGCGCGAGGCAAGGGTGTCTTGTTACTCGGCGCGCATTTTACTACGCAAGAACTCAGCGTACGAATGTTGAGCTTTCACTATAAGGTGCATGGTGTTTATCGCCGCTATCCTGACCCGCTCCAAGAAGACATGGTTCTAAAGGCGAGATTACGGCATTTCGCTGATATGATTCCCAGCGATGATATGCGTAAGACCTTGAAATACCTGCGCCAAGGAAAGATCGTTTGGTATACGCCTGACCAAGACTTTGGTGAGTATGGCATGGACCACAGTGTTTTTTTACCGTTCTTTAGTATCCAGGCAGCCACAGTCACCGTGCCTGGTAGATTGGCGCAAAGTAGCGGTGCAGCGCTGGTGCCCTTTTTCTTTCGTCGAGAGGCGAATGGTCAATATTTATTGCGTATTCTGGCGCCGTTGGACGACCTTGCTGATGAGCCTGTTGAGGTGGCTAGAGAATTTAACGAATTATTGGAGCGGGAGGTCAAAGAAGCGCCTGAACAGTATCTTTGGGTTCATCAGCGTTTTAAAACACGTCCTGATCCATCTGAACCTTCGCCATATTCTTTAACTGAAGATAAACAGAATTAG
- a CDS encoding YifB family Mg chelatase-like AAA ATPase: MPLATVYSRAKLGINAPLVTVEVHLSGGLPAFNIVGLPEATVRESRDRVRSALLNSRFEFPVSRITVNLAPADLPKEGGRFDLPIAIGILLASGQVPAAPLESLELIGELGLSGELRAVDAALPAAVQASIAGHCLILPAANTGLASIVDDTGVREADSLLAVAAHLHGQHSLPFARASEEPIDSEKYPDLSEVRGQVGAKRALEIAAAGGHSLLLSGPPGTGKTLLANRLPGILPPLTEAERLDIATVQSVAGQALRLHRPFRSPHHTASAAALVGGGSHPRPGEISLAHHGILFLDELSEFPRKVLEVLREPMESGEVVISRAAKQLTFPAKFQLIAAMNPCPCGYDGDENKDCRCTPDQIQRYRGKISGPLLDRIDLRITVPRLPPGILQQSCQAETSATVRERVCAARARQYQRSPNINARLSADEVATLCALDTPSKQFMLRAEQKLGISARAHHRLVKIARTIADLDKAENIALSHLREALLYRGEI; this comes from the coding sequence ATGCCTCTCGCTACTGTATACAGCCGTGCCAAATTGGGAATCAATGCCCCGTTAGTCACCGTTGAAGTTCATTTATCTGGCGGACTCCCTGCTTTCAATATTGTCGGTTTGCCAGAAGCTACCGTGCGGGAAAGCCGCGACCGAGTTCGCTCCGCCCTGCTCAATTCTCGTTTTGAATTTCCAGTCAGTCGCATCACCGTCAATTTGGCACCTGCCGACCTACCCAAAGAAGGGGGCCGCTTTGATCTACCTATCGCAATTGGAATTTTACTAGCCTCTGGCCAAGTACCTGCGGCACCGCTTGAAAGCTTAGAATTGATTGGTGAGCTGGGTTTAAGCGGAGAATTACGTGCTGTCGATGCCGCCCTTCCCGCTGCAGTACAAGCAAGTATCGCCGGGCATTGTTTAATTCTACCCGCTGCCAATACCGGGCTAGCCTCCATCGTCGACGACACCGGCGTTCGAGAAGCTGACTCACTGCTGGCCGTTGCCGCCCATTTACACGGTCAACACAGCTTGCCATTCGCACGCGCCAGCGAAGAGCCTATTGATTCAGAGAAATACCCTGACTTAAGTGAAGTACGAGGCCAAGTAGGCGCCAAGCGAGCCTTAGAGATTGCTGCGGCCGGAGGCCATAGTTTACTGTTGAGTGGCCCTCCAGGCACCGGAAAAACGCTGCTGGCAAATAGATTACCCGGCATATTACCGCCCTTAACAGAAGCCGAGCGACTGGACATTGCCACGGTACAATCTGTTGCTGGCCAAGCACTCCGGCTCCACCGCCCATTTCGCTCACCTCATCACACTGCTTCAGCGGCCGCGCTAGTCGGCGGTGGAAGCCACCCCCGACCCGGTGAAATCTCGCTCGCGCATCATGGAATTTTATTTTTAGATGAATTATCTGAGTTTCCTCGCAAAGTGTTAGAGGTTCTGCGCGAGCCGATGGAATCGGGTGAAGTTGTCATTTCTAGGGCAGCGAAACAATTAACATTTCCTGCTAAATTCCAGCTTATTGCGGCAATGAACCCCTGCCCTTGCGGTTATGACGGTGACGAGAATAAGGACTGTCGTTGTACGCCGGACCAAATACAACGTTATCGTGGAAAAATATCTGGGCCGCTGCTCGACCGTATTGATTTACGCATTACAGTCCCTCGCTTACCACCGGGAATATTGCAGCAATCCTGCCAAGCCGAAACCAGTGCCACGGTTAGAGAAAGGGTATGCGCGGCCCGCGCCCGCCAGTATCAACGAAGCCCAAACATAAACGCCAGACTCAGTGCCGATGAGGTGGCCACGCTCTGTGCACTAGATACGCCAAGCAAACAATTCATGCTCCGCGCAGAGCAAAAGCTAGGGATTAGCGCTAGGGCTCATCATCGTTTAGTAAAAATTGCGCGAACAATTGCCGATCTAGATAAGGCAGAAAATATAGCACTAAGCCATTTACGGGAGGCTTTGCTGTATCGAGGCGAAATCTAG
- a CDS encoding accessory factor UbiK family protein, which translates to MTKPDFMAQLAQQASKLINNGPEIQHDIEEKVQVLLQGGFSRLNMVSRDEFDAQVAVLNRTRSKLEALEKQLAELSQQLESQTTDNH; encoded by the coding sequence ATGACAAAACCCGATTTTATGGCTCAATTAGCACAGCAAGCTAGTAAGTTAATAAATAATGGACCTGAAATACAGCACGATATTGAAGAAAAGGTGCAGGTTTTATTGCAAGGTGGCTTTAGTCGTTTAAATATGGTGTCGCGTGATGAGTTTGACGCACAGGTTGCCGTACTCAACCGCACCCGCAGTAAACTGGAAGCCCTAGAAAAGCAATTAGCCGAACTCAGCCAACAACTAGAAAGCCAAACCACCGACAATCACTGA
- a CDS encoding urease accessory protein UreD, giving the protein MTAIAPVSSSLSVSSVEATPRKSWSASIALGFRAGVNRTDLARSLHKGPLRVQRPFYPEGDCCHVYLLHPPGGMVAGDVLEVDLALDGGAQALLTTPSAGKVYRSDLVKTVQAQAVTAQLADGACLEWLPQETIIFEGAEAELCNQFFLQGDAKLCAWDIVVLGRRASGENFKHGRCTQKIEISRNDKLVFKERTEWLGGSRMLDAPWGMNGMSVSGTLVMTLQCDQQLLDDLREGLADLASDKAWQPAEWGISQKREIFLARYLGNSPEQCRKGFVWLWSQLRPVFNARPACAPRIWNT; this is encoded by the coding sequence GTGACGGCCATAGCACCTGTAAGCTCTAGCTTGTCTGTCTCAAGCGTTGAGGCTACGCCTAGAAAATCTTGGTCGGCATCGATAGCTCTTGGTTTTCGCGCCGGGGTTAATCGCACTGATTTGGCGCGCTCTCTTCATAAGGGGCCGTTGCGGGTGCAGCGGCCATTTTATCCAGAGGGTGATTGCTGCCACGTATATCTCTTACACCCACCGGGCGGGATGGTGGCCGGTGATGTTTTGGAGGTGGATTTAGCTTTAGATGGCGGCGCACAGGCACTCCTTACCACGCCATCTGCAGGTAAGGTGTACCGAAGTGATTTGGTGAAAACTGTGCAAGCACAGGCCGTCACTGCACAACTTGCTGATGGCGCTTGTTTGGAGTGGCTTCCTCAGGAAACGATCATTTTTGAGGGTGCAGAGGCGGAGCTTTGTAATCAATTCTTTTTGCAAGGTGATGCCAAGCTATGTGCATGGGATATTGTGGTATTGGGTCGACGTGCAAGCGGTGAAAATTTTAAGCATGGTCGCTGCACTCAAAAAATAGAAATTAGTAGAAACGATAAGCTTGTATTTAAAGAGCGTACCGAATGGCTAGGTGGCAGCCGAATGTTGGATGCACCTTGGGGTATGAATGGCATGTCGGTTAGCGGCACCTTAGTGATGACGTTGCAGTGTGATCAACAACTGCTGGATGACTTACGCGAAGGCTTGGCGGACCTTGCAAGTGACAAAGCTTGGCAGCCGGCCGAGTGGGGCATATCACAGAAAAGAGAGATTTTTTTAGCACGTTATTTGGGCAATTCTCCGGAGCAGTGTCGCAAGGGTTTTGTTTGGCTGTGGTCACAATTGCGGCCGGTATTTAACGCTCGACCTGCATGTGCGCCACGAATTTGGAATACCTGA
- the ureA gene encoding urease subunit gamma: protein MELSPRDKDKLLIFTAALLAERRKAKGLKLNYPEAIALISAEVMEGAREGRSVAEMMSAGREVLSRDDVMAGVAEMIHEVQVEATFPDGTKLVTVHNPIV, encoded by the coding sequence ATGGAATTGAGTCCGAGAGATAAAGATAAATTATTAATTTTTACTGCCGCGTTACTGGCAGAGCGTCGCAAGGCGAAAGGGTTGAAATTAAACTATCCCGAGGCCATTGCACTTATCTCCGCTGAAGTGATGGAGGGCGCGCGCGAGGGGCGCAGCGTTGCCGAGATGATGAGCGCAGGCCGTGAGGTATTGAGCCGAGATGATGTGATGGCAGGTGTTGCAGAGATGATCCATGAAGTGCAGGTGGAAGCAACGTTCCCCGATGGAACTAAGCTTGTTACCGTACATAACCCCATTGTTTAA
- a CDS encoding urease subunit beta, translated as MIPGEVHVVQGSIVLNEGRATLIIDVANSGDRPIQVGSHYHFFEANLALVFDREASRGFRLNIAAGTAVRFEPGQSREVELVALAGKREVYGFRGDVMGALDGASDTGVSS; from the coding sequence ATGATTCCAGGTGAAGTGCACGTCGTACAGGGTAGTATTGTGCTTAACGAAGGGCGAGCAACATTGATTATTGACGTTGCCAATAGTGGTGATAGACCGATTCAAGTGGGATCACATTATCATTTCTTTGAGGCGAATCTGGCCTTGGTGTTTGACCGTGAAGCGAGTCGTGGATTTCGTTTAAATATTGCGGCGGGTACGGCGGTTCGGTTTGAGCCTGGTCAAAGCCGAGAGGTAGAGTTGGTTGCCTTGGCGGGCAAACGGGAAGTGTATGGTTTTCGTGGCGATGTCATGGGGGCTTTAGATGGGGCTAGCGATACAGGAGTAAGCTCGTGA